Genomic segment of Synechococcus sp. A18-25c:
CACTGCCAAGCGGACTTTCTTGGACCCGTGCATGGCGGTGATCAACTCAGCGTGCACCTAAGCCCACAACGGCTGGATCCCAGCAGCTTTGAGGTGCAGTATCGATTTCTGCTGAGGGATCAGGATGTGGCCCGGGGATGCATCCGCCACGTGGCCATCAGCACCGAGACCCGACGGCGTTGCGCTCTGCCCGACACGGTTGAACGCTGGCTAGAAGCGGCCCAGAT
This window contains:
- a CDS encoding thioesterase family protein; translated protein: MTSPAWLRLRRVVRFGDTDAAGVMHFHQLLRWCHEAWEESLEAQGIATESVFPGCRGQERWPDVALPVVHCQADFLGPVHGGDQLSVHLSPQRLDPSSFEVQYRFLLRDQDVARGCIRHVAISTETRRRCALPDTVERWLEAAQIGRISEL